From the Heliangelus exortis chromosome 14, bHelExo1.hap1, whole genome shotgun sequence genome, one window contains:
- the LOC139802510 gene encoding uncharacterized protein: MDSLTEQRLTSPNLPAPHLEHYSVLHCTMTLDVQTVVVFAVIVVLLLVNVILMFFLGTR; the protein is encoded by the coding sequence ATGGACAGTCTTACAGAGCAGAGGTTGACTTCTCCAAATCTGCCAGCCCCACATCTTGAACACTACAGTGTTCTGCATTGCACCATGACCTTGGATGTTCAAACGGTGGTCGTTTTTGCAGTGATCGTGGTGCTATTGCTTGTGAATGTCATACTCATGTTCTTCCTGGGCACTCgttaa